NNNNNNNNNNNNNNNNNNNNNNNNNNNNNNNNNNNNNNNNNNNNNNNNNNNNNNNNNNNNNNNNNNNNNNNNNNNNNNNNNNNNNNNNNNNNNNNNNNNNNNNNNNNNNNNNNNNNNNNNNNNNNNNNNNNNNNNNNNNNNNNNNNNNNNNNNNNNNNNNNNNNNNNNNNNNNNNNNNNNNNNNNNNNNNNNNNNNNNNNNNNNNNNNNNNNNNNNNNNNNNNNNNNNNNNNNNNNNNNNNNNNNNNNNNNNNNNNNNNNNNNNNNNNNNNNNNNNNNNNNNNNNNNNNNNNNNNNNNNNNNNNNNNNNNNNNNNNNNNNNNNNNNNNNNNNNNNNNNNNNNNNNNNNNNNNNNNNNNNNNNNNNNNNNNNNNNNNNNNNNNNNNNNNNNNNNNNNNNNNNNNNNNNNNNNNNNNNNNNNNNNNNNNNNNNNNNNNNNNNNNNNNNNNNNNNNNNNNNNNNNNNNNNNNNNNNNNNNNNNNNNNNNNNNNNNNNNNNNNNNNNNNNNNNNNNNNNNNNNNNNNNNNNNNNNNNNNNNNNNNNNNNNNNNNNNNNNNNNNNNNNNNNNNNNNNNNNNNNNNNNNNNNNNNNNNNNNNNNNNNNNNNNNNNNNNNNNNNNNNNNNNNNNNNNNNNNNNNNNNNNNNNNNNNNNNNNNNNNNNNNNNNNNNNNNNNNNNNNNNNNNNNNNNNNNNNNNNNNNNNNNNNNNNNNNNNNNNNNNNNNNNNNNNNNNNNNNNNNNNNNNNNNNNNNNNNNNNNNNNNNNNNNNNNNNNNNNNNNNNNNNNNNNNNNNNNNNNNNNNNNNNNNNNNNNNNNNNNNNNNNNNNNNNNNNNNNNNNNNNNNNNNNNNNNNNNNNNNNNNNNNNNNNNNNNNNNNNNNNNNNNNNNNNNNNNNNNNNNNNNNNNNNNNNNNNNNNNNNNNNNNNNNNNNNNNNNNNNNNNNNNNNNNNNNNNNNNNNNNNNNNNNNNNNNNNNNNNNNNNNNNNNNNNNNNNNNNNNNNNNNNNNNNNNNNNNNNNNNNNNNNNNNNNNNNNNNNNNNNNNNNNNNNNNNNNNNNNNNNNNNNNNNNNNNNNNNNNNNNNNNNNNNNNNNNNNNNNNNNNNNNNNNNNNNNNNNNNNNNNNNNNNNNNNNNNNNNNNNNNNNNNNNNNNNNNNNNNNNNNNNNNNNNNNNNNNNNNNNNNNNNNNNNNNNNNNNNNNNNNNNNNNNNNNNNNNNNNNNNNNNNNNNNNNNNNNNNNNNNNNNNNNNNNNNNNNNNNNNNNNNNNNNNNNNNNNNNNNNNNNNNNNNNNNNNNNNNNNNNNNNNNNNNNNNNNNNNNNNNNNNNNNNNNNNNNNNNNNNNNNNNNNNNNNNNNNNNNNNNNNNNNNNNNNNNNNNNNNNNNNNNNNNNNNNNNNNNNNNNNNNNNNNNNNNNNNNNNNNNNNNNNNNNNNNNNNNNNNNNNNNNNNNNNNNNNNNNNNNNNNNNNNNNNNNNNNNNNNNNNNNNNNNNNNNNNNNNNNNNNNNNNNNNNNNNNNNNNNNNNNNNNNNNNNNNNNNNNNNNNNNNNNNNNNNNNNNNNNNNNNNNNNNNNNNNNNNNNNNNNNNNNNNNNNNNNNNNNNNNNNNNNNNNNNNNNNNNNNNNNNNNNNNNNNNNNNNNNNNNNNNNNNNNNNNNNNNNNNNNNNNNNNNNNNNNNNNNNNNNNNNNNNNNNNNNNNNNNNNNNNNNNNNNNNNNNNNNNNNNNNNNNNNNNNNNNNNNNNNNNNNNNNNNNNNNNNNNNNNNNNNNNNNNNNNNNNNNNNNNNNNNNNNNNNNNNNNNNNNNNNNNNNNNNNNNgaaaaggagaagaagaaggagaagaagaaggagaagaaggaggaggagaaggaggaggagaaggaggagaagaaggagaagaaggagaagaaggagaagaaggaggagaagaaggagaagaaggagaagaaggagaagaagaagaagaagaaggaggagaagaaggaggaggagaaggaggagaagaaggagaagaaggagaagaaggaggagaagaaggagaagaaggagaagaagaagaagaagaagaagaagaagaagaagaagaagaagaagaagaagaagaagaagaagaagaagaagaagtgtcgTCCCACCATATGGTGTGCTCCTGAGTTTATTAAATCGGCGATTGAAATTCTAAAAGATTGCCAGAGGAAAAGGATCAAGAAGTTAGGGTTTGGGTGGGTGCTCAGTTTGACTGTTGATGCGCTCCGAACAAGGAACCTTCCCGTGTTTCTAATGGACAATACAAGTGAATCCCTTGTGATCAatgttggcacgcaaggcggtCTTAAGATTACACCCCATGCTGTGCATTGTGTCCTTGGCTTACCCAATGGCGGCACAGATCCAACTCCTTTCTCCTATGCACAAAAAAGAGAGCAACTTTTGAAGCTCAAGGAACTACTTGGTGTCTCTAAGCACAAAAACATTAGTTTTGAAGTCTTGTACCAACGCATTCGCCTCGGGGGCGATGACGACTTGACGATAAGATGCTTCATTATAATTGTGTTCAATCGTCTCTTATTCCCCACTACGGCTAAATATATCACAGGGAGGGATGCGGCTTGGACTTCTGACTTACACAATCTCCCAAATATTGATTGGTGCAAGGTCCTTGTTGACGACATTAGCCACGCTGTAATTTCCTGGAAGTCCAAGAGGTTGGCTTACCCCAAGAGATTGGCTAATTCCAAGAAATTGTATGAACCAACCCTGTCCCTCACTAGTTGCACCCTCTTTTGTATTGTAAGTCATTCCCTATTTGGTTACtttgttcttgttcttcttttcTCTTTTAATCAAAGGATGTGATCTGCATTTGATATACTATGTTGTTACTTTTTGCAGATTTTTTATTTGACAACCTATTAAGTATGAATCGGCTAGATGCAATTGAAATCCCACGTATTGCACACTTCACCAATGATATTATAGCGAATATCTTGCGTGAAGATACACAGATAGCTAATGGCCTTGAAACATACGGTAAACTTGCGGTGAGTGCTACTGTTCTGACCATACATCATTGATACATTCTTTACTGTAGTCTCAGATTTTAAGTGACACCACTATATTACTTTTTAACAGCTTAGGCCCAAGGAGGGTACCTGCTATTTCGAGGATTCCCAATCTCAGCACTTATTTACAGCCTGTCCACCTTCCCCGCCGCCTACTCTTCGAGTTCTCACAAATTATAGTGACAATCGTGCTTCAGTTCATGATGGATCATCTGGTGACCCCAATGTTAGTAAGGAGGTGCCTGCAAAATTTGATCATTTATCTCCGTCTGGACAACCCTCCCAAACTGTTGAGACATTAGAGACAGGAGGTAGTGCCCTTGCCCCAGTTATACCAAGGTTCTCAATTTGATGGATCTAGATGTCCATGTTGTGATGAGATCTGTTCATCTGTATGGTCCACCATTTCATTACTATTTTTTGtgttttcatactttttaacgactCATTTTGCATTAACGACTCATCTGCTTCTGCACGGAGCCCGGCTGCAGCTTCGCCGGCCCGCCACCGGCGCTCCTCGGCCACCTTGCCACCCTGCATTCCTGGCCTGTGCACAAGATTGAGTACGGCAAGGTTCTCTGGCTTCAGGTTCCGGTGTCAGTGCCGCGGCGTCTGCTCCTCGCGGAGGACGGCGGCGTGTTCCTTCTTGTTGTGGGCTTGCTCAATGCGATCGCTGTTGTGTCAGTGGTGTGCATCAGGGCCAGCACGTCCCCGTCGCTGCAGTACCCAGCCATGATGTGGGCATATGGTCCGCCGGACGTTGCAGGCGTCAGATGTATGGTGGGCACGGAGGCGGTGACGAGCAGCTCCAAGCCCAGCGATGTCGTCGTGGAGAAGCTGCCATTCGTGTTGCTTGTGCCGCCTACGCATGTGTTTGGGGCTGGGGCATCCAAGGAGTTGTCTCTTGAGATTCGAATTAACAAGATGTGATTCTGAACTTAGTTTAGTAGGAATTAGTTGGAACCGGAGTAGTATGTGATTGGTAAGTAACGCTGCCTTTTGGTTGCAATGCCACGTGGTGGTTTCCGCGGCAATTAGGATGTGTTGTTGCAGCTAGTGTTTTGGTAACCGTGATCCAATGCTTCCATACAATGCGGCCATTCCTGTGAATGTTGCAACAAGATGGTTTTCAATGAATGGAAGTGCGCATTGTTTAACATACAAGAGAGGCTAGTTAATTCAGCATGCCCACAAGAAATACATTGAGAGATGGTGACATGTATATGAGCTTTGTATGATAGGAGGAAGAATTAGCAGCAGGGAATTGATAGACAATTCCTAAAGAACAGCTATAACAATGTTCCAAATATACCCAGCAAGAGGACAATAAAAATTAAGTGGTTATCACAAAAAAGGCTGTTAGAGTCAGAGGTGCCACCTCTCTTTTGTAAAACATCTCTGGCCAGCATACCATTTTTCATCGAGACCAAATAGATGACATCTAGCGGCGGCAAGCCCGAGTCTGGAATGATCGGGAGATGGGGAAGTCGGCGGAAGCAAGGCAGCAGCTTAACTGATGCACCAGACGGGTGTGGAGGGTTGTTGACGCCAAAGAAAGGTTGGGTTTAGAAGGATGGGGGCGAAGGAGGTGGCTTGCGGAGGAGGGATGATGAGGTGACGCGGCACTGCCACGGGCCACGAttggtggtggcaggcggctcggTTGACGTCATAGGAAGTCTCCTGAGCTCCTAGGATTTCCATTCAACAATCTGCACCGATTCGACTCATGTCGCCCTCTTTGATTTGCCAAAGAATGAGAGAGTTGTGATAATTTCAGTATCACGATCTCTTTTTTTTTAGTTTTGTTGTAGCGATATGGCAACAACATTTGTACTTTCATTTGATGTCGTGCAACAATCAACAACAAATTTACTTGTATCAGAATTTCACAATTTCTAAAAAAATCTATAAATTAATGAAAACAATGAAACTCCAATATAGCTGCTTATTGGTCACTGTATATGTTTTTCTTCCATGGAGAATTTCACATACTAACCTTTGCAGTACTCTATAGTGTCATACAGTGACCACGTAATTAATGAAAACAATGCAAACTCCAATATAGTACTCTAACCTTTTTACGGGTTTATTTGGGTTCATCCAAGGTAATAAAAACATCTGGATTTCAGATTGTGACACTTCATATGAATGGCGAAAATAAGAAGAAAATAATAAAGCAGGAGAAATAAATACTCCAAAAATGCTAATAAGCTTCTATGATATTAGAATTCATAATATTTTAGACAAGCATTTGGGAAAAAGAATCTCAAAACTGATACTGAAGTGACAGATTTTGAGCCAATTACGTGGATGTGAATGACACTATAGAGTACTGCAAAGGTTAGTATGAGAAGAATTTGACCCAATGCGTCTGCCGTTTGGTTTTCATGCCTATGAATTGATGATAGACAAGGAAGACTCCAGTTCGATGCAGCATGTTGCATGTCTATGCCTAGACCTCTTGTTTCCTTAGCTCTATACCAAGCTTTAGTGTAACCAATGATCACTCTCTCACCAAACATAATTTATTTATtcatttgtgaaggaaatatgccctagaggcaataataaagttgttatttatattttcttatatcatgataaatgtttattattcatgctagaattgtattaaccgaaaacttagtacatgtgtgaatacatagacaaaaagagtgtccctagtatgcctctactagactagctcgttaatcaaagatggttaaatttcctgatcatagatatgtgttgtcatttgatgaacgggatcacatcattagagaatgatgtgatggacaagacccatccgttagcttagcataaatgatcgtttagttttattgctattgctttcatcatgacttatacatgttcctctgactatgagattatgcaactccctaataccggaagaacaccttgtgtgttatcaaacgtcacaacgtaactgggtgattatcaagatgctctacaggtgtctccaatggtgtttgttgagttggcatagatcaagattaggatttgtcactccaagtatcgaagaggtatctctgggccctctcggtaatgcacatcactatagccttgcaagcaatgtgattaatgagttagttacgagatgatgcattacaaaacgagtaaagagacttgccggtaacaagattgagctaggtatgaggataccgacgatcgaatcccgggcaagtagcataccgatgacaaagggaacaacgtttgttgttatgtggtttgaccgataaatatcttcagagaatatgtatgagccaatatga
The sequence above is a segment of the Triticum dicoccoides isolate Atlit2015 ecotype Zavitan chromosome 1A, WEW_v2.0, whole genome shotgun sequence genome. Coding sequences within it:
- the LOC119354693 gene encoding uncharacterized protein LOC119354693, with the protein product MGQLVSSAGSSNTEPSVCKRKNHSTSPELISSSDDGDDFIPPRRRLKRKNTHESKAAKAKKVSNNSPTIPTKNNEKKKKKKCRPTIWCAPEFIKSAIEILKDCQRKRIKKLGFGWVLSLTVDALRTRNLPVFLMDNTSESLVINVGTQGGLKITPHAVHCVLGLPNGGTDPTPFSYAQKREQLLKLKELLGVSKHKNISFEVLYQRIRLGGDDDLTIRCFIIIVFNRLLFPTTAKYITGRDAAWTSDLHNLPNIDWCKVLVDDISHAVISWKSKRLAYPKRLANSKKLYEPTLSLTSCTLFCIVNFLFDNLLSMNRLDAIEIPRIAHFTNDIIANILREDTQIANGLETYGKLALRPKEGTCYFEDSQSQHLFTACPPSPPPTLRVLTNYSDNRASVHDGSSGDPNVSKEVPAKFDHLSPSGQPSQTVETLETGERLICFCTEPGCSFAGPPPALLGHLATLHSWPVHKIEYGKVLWLQVPVSVPRRLLLAEDGGVFLLVVGLLNAIAVVSVVCIRASTSPSLQYPAMMWAYGPPDVAGVRCMVGTEAVTSSSKPSDVVVEKLPFVLLVPPTHVFGAGASKELSLEIRINKM